One genomic region from Leptolyngbyaceae cyanobacterium JSC-12 encodes:
- a CDS encoding hypothetical protein (IMG reference gene:2510096915) yields MEDLAYIYLALNEESERAESLLETAHLQTPLSNWAPPIKCDCPLHVPASIQTDWLVGAPKVQDMDVDFNPHSCPSGFYL; encoded by the coding sequence ATGGAAGACTTAGCTTACATCTACCTGGCATTGAATGAAGAGTCGGAACGAGCTGAGAGCCTGCTGGAAACCGCTCATCTTCAAACTCCGCTTAGTAACTGGGCACCTCCGATCAAGTGCGATTGCCCACTTCATGTACCTGCCTCTATCCAAACTGATTGGCTAGTAGGTGCTCCTAAAGTGCAGGATATGGATGTCGATTTTAATCCACATTCCTGCCCCTCTGGCTTTTATCTCTAA
- a CDS encoding DNA-directed DNA polymerase III PolC (IMG reference gene:2510096909~PFAM: PHP domain; Bacterial DNA polymerase III alpha subunit; OB-fold nucleic acid binding domain~TIGRFAM: DNA-directed DNA polymerase III (polc)), producing MSFVGLHIHSDYSLLDGASQIPQLIDRAIELGMPAIALTDHGVMYGAIEMLKVCKSKGDVIKPILGNEMYIMNGDITKQERRPRYHQVVLAKNTLGYKNLVKLTTISNLKGIQGKGIFSRPCINKELLEQYHEGLIVTSACLGGEIPQAILQGRPEVARRVAQWYKDLFGDDYYLEIQDHGLCEERIVNPEIVKISQELDIKIVCTNDSHYISCYDVEAHDALLCIQTGKLIMEDKRLRYTGTEYLKSADEMRWLFRDHLTEDVIEAAIANTLEVASKIETYDILGEPRIPDYPVPDGYTAATYLEEIARAGLVQRRRCNSLEEVEVEYRDRLEYELQMMQQMGFATYFLVVWDYIKFARDRGIPVGPGRGSAAGSLVAYAMGITNIDPVHHGLLFERFLNPERKSMPDIDTDFCIDRRDEVIQYVTEKYGTERVAQIITYNRMTSRAVLKDVARVLNVPYGESDRMTKMIPVVRGKPTKLKVMISDETPSPEFKEKYDKNLNVPGTDPPIPYRRWIDMAMRIEGTNKSVGIHAAGVVISAQPLDEIVPLQRNDDGAVFTQYFMEDIESLGLLKMDFLGLKNLTMIQKAVALIEKTRNISIDLDCLPLDDSETYKLLARGELEGVFQLESSGMRQIVRDLKPSGLEDISSVLALYRPGPLDAGLIPKFINRKHGREKIDYPHEILQPILKETYGIMVYQEQIMKIAQDMAGYSLGQADLLRRAMGKKKVSEMQKHQEIFVAGAKERGVEKKIAADLFDQMVKFAEYCFNKSHSFAYGYVTYQTAYLKANYPVEYMAALLTINSGDQDKVQKYIASCLAMGIKVEPPDINRSGIDFTPTGDTILFGLSAVRNVGMGAIEAILIVREEEGPFKSLADLCARVACTASDRIDPRALNRRALEALIYSGAFDKLEPNRNQSIHDLEFVLEWAQSRAKDRASGQGNLFDLMGSSSVQETVATFDSAPKAPPVPDLSPPQKLQMEKEILGFYISDHPLRSIHEAARILAPINLSDLGDYADGTSVSAIAIVASVKPVVTKKGDRMAILQIEDITGHTEAVIFPKSYERIHEYIQTDTRLMLWGKVDRRDDQTQFIVEDAEPIEAIHMVMVELEAAIANDIEQQHRLRTVLLENRGNEEQAKTPVVAIVSGQEKRHFVRFGAQFRVQNHQTAVRALAQAGFQARSSCIIRKPTA from the coding sequence ATGTCCTTTGTTGGTCTGCACATTCACAGTGATTATAGTTTGCTGGATGGGGCAAGTCAGATCCCACAACTCATTGATCGCGCTATTGAGTTAGGCATGCCTGCGATCGCTCTAACTGATCATGGCGTGATGTATGGTGCGATTGAAATGCTCAAGGTCTGCAAAAGCAAAGGGGATGTGATCAAGCCTATTCTTGGCAACGAGATGTACATCATGAATGGTGACATCACTAAGCAAGAGCGCCGTCCTCGCTACCATCAAGTTGTCTTAGCGAAAAACACATTGGGTTACAAAAACTTAGTGAAACTCACCACCATTTCTAATCTCAAAGGCATTCAAGGTAAGGGCATTTTTTCCCGTCCTTGCATTAATAAAGAGTTGTTAGAGCAGTATCACGAGGGATTGATTGTGACTTCTGCCTGTCTTGGTGGCGAAATTCCCCAGGCGATTTTGCAAGGTAGACCTGAAGTTGCGCGGCGAGTTGCTCAGTGGTACAAGGATTTGTTTGGAGATGACTACTACCTGGAAATTCAAGACCACGGCTTATGCGAAGAACGCATTGTCAATCCTGAAATTGTCAAAATCTCTCAAGAGCTTGACATCAAAATTGTCTGCACCAACGATTCTCATTACATTTCTTGCTACGACGTAGAAGCCCATGATGCGTTGCTCTGTATTCAAACGGGTAAGCTGATTATGGAAGACAAGCGCCTGCGCTACACGGGCACTGAATATTTGAAATCTGCTGACGAGATGCGCTGGCTGTTCCGCGATCACCTGACAGAGGATGTTATTGAGGCGGCGATCGCCAACACACTGGAAGTTGCCAGCAAAATTGAAACTTACGACATTCTAGGGGAGCCGCGCATTCCCGACTATCCCGTGCCTGATGGCTATACAGCAGCTACCTATCTTGAAGAAATTGCACGGGCAGGGTTAGTACAACGGCGACGCTGCAACTCGCTGGAAGAGGTTGAGGTAGAGTATCGCGATCGCCTGGAATACGAACTCCAGATGATGCAACAGATGGGGTTTGCCACCTACTTTCTGGTTGTTTGGGACTACATCAAATTTGCCCGCGATCGTGGCATTCCCGTAGGTCCAGGACGGGGTTCTGCCGCGGGTTCTCTCGTTGCCTATGCCATGGGCATCACCAACATCGACCCGGTTCATCACGGTTTACTGTTCGAGCGGTTTCTCAACCCTGAACGTAAATCCATGCCAGATATTGACACTGACTTCTGCATTGATCGCCGCGATGAGGTCATTCAGTACGTCACTGAAAAATATGGCACTGAGCGCGTCGCCCAAATTATCACCTACAACCGCATGACTTCCCGCGCCGTCCTCAAAGATGTGGCACGAGTCCTGAATGTTCCCTACGGTGAATCAGACCGGATGACCAAAATGATTCCCGTCGTGCGCGGTAAACCCACCAAGCTCAAAGTCATGATTTCGGACGAAACCCCCTCGCCCGAATTTAAAGAGAAATACGACAAAAACCTCAACGTTCCTGGCACTGACCCGCCCATTCCCTATCGTCGCTGGATTGATATGGCAATGCGGATTGAAGGTACCAACAAAAGTGTTGGCATTCACGCGGCAGGAGTCGTGATTTCTGCCCAACCCCTCGACGAGATCGTGCCGCTGCAACGTAACGATGATGGGGCTGTGTTTACCCAATACTTCATGGAAGATATTGAATCCCTCGGTCTTCTCAAAATGGACTTTTTGGGACTCAAAAACCTGACCATGATCCAAAAAGCCGTGGCATTGATTGAAAAAACTCGTAATATTTCAATCGATCTTGATTGTCTTCCTCTGGATGATTCAGAAACATACAAACTCCTTGCTCGTGGCGAACTAGAAGGAGTGTTTCAGCTAGAATCCTCCGGCATGCGGCAAATTGTACGCGATCTTAAACCCTCTGGTTTAGAAGATATATCATCGGTGCTAGCCCTCTATCGCCCCGGACCACTCGACGCAGGACTGATTCCTAAATTCATCAACCGTAAACACGGGCGCGAAAAAATTGACTATCCTCATGAAATCCTGCAACCCATCCTTAAGGAAACCTACGGCATCATGGTCTACCAGGAACAGATCATGAAAATTGCCCAGGATATGGCAGGTTACTCACTGGGCCAGGCAGACTTGCTGCGTCGCGCCATGGGCAAAAAGAAGGTATCCGAGATGCAAAAGCATCAAGAAATTTTTGTGGCAGGTGCGAAAGAACGAGGCGTGGAAAAGAAAATCGCCGCTGATCTCTTCGACCAGATGGTTAAGTTTGCTGAATATTGCTTCAATAAATCCCATTCTTTTGCTTACGGCTATGTCACTTATCAGACGGCTTATCTTAAGGCCAATTATCCCGTCGAATATATGGCGGCGCTGCTAACAATTAATAGTGGTGACCAGGATAAGGTGCAGAAATACATTGCGTCGTGTCTGGCAATGGGCATCAAAGTTGAACCACCAGACATCAATCGTTCGGGAATTGATTTCACGCCAACGGGAGATACTATCCTGTTTGGATTGTCAGCGGTACGTAACGTTGGCATGGGGGCAATTGAGGCAATTTTGATTGTGCGAGAGGAGGAAGGGCCCTTCAAATCCCTTGCTGATCTCTGTGCGCGAGTTGCTTGTACCGCAAGCGATCGCATTGATCCTCGCGCCCTCAACCGCCGTGCCTTAGAAGCATTAATTTATTCTGGAGCATTTGATAAGCTTGAACCCAATCGTAACCAATCTATCCATGACCTGGAATTTGTCCTGGAATGGGCACAATCCAGAGCGAAAGATCGGGCAAGTGGGCAAGGAAATCTGTTTGATCTGATGGGTAGCAGTTCTGTCCAGGAGACTGTAGCAACCTTCGATTCAGCCCCGAAGGCTCCGCCTGTGCCAGATCTTTCTCCTCCTCAAAAACTGCAAATGGAAAAGGAAATTTTGGGCTTTTACATCTCAGATCATCCTCTTCGCTCAATTCATGAAGCCGCTCGGATACTAGCTCCTATCAACTTAAGCGACTTGGGAGATTACGCCGATGGAACTTCAGTTAGTGCTATTGCAATCGTGGCATCGGTTAAACCCGTTGTCACTAAAAAGGGCGATCGCATGGCAATCCTGCAAATTGAAGATATCACTGGGCATACCGAAGCTGTTATCTTCCCCAAATCCTACGAGCGCATTCATGAATATATTCAAACTGACACTCGCCTGATGTTGTGGGGCAAAGTAGACCGACGCGACGACCAAACCCAATTCATCGTGGAGGATGCAGAACCAATCGAGGCAATTCACATGGTGATGGTTGAGTTAGAAGCTGCAATTGCCAATGATATTGAGCAACAGCATCGTTTAAGAACTGTTTTGTTAGAAAATCGCGGTAATGAAGAACAGGCGAAAACTCCAGTGGTAGCAATTGTCAGCGGTCAGGAAAAACGCCACTTTGTTCGATTCGGAGCACAATTTCGAGTACAGAACCATCAAACCGCTGTTCGGGCACTGGCTCAAGCGGGCTTTCAGGCGCGATCGTCTTGCATCATTCGCAAACCTACTGCATAA
- a CDS encoding hypothetical protein (IMG reference gene:2510096914~PFAM: Domain of unknown function (DUF1957); Glycosyl hydrolase family 57) codes for MSIGYLALVLHAHLPFVRHPESDYVLEEEWLFEAITETYIPLIQSFEGLKRDGVDFKLTMSLTPPLVSMLLDPLLQERYNDHLSKLEELAEMEVERNIYNGHLKYLAEHYAKEFNGVRQTWEKYNGNLVAAFKQFFDSNNLEIITCGATHGYLPLMKMYPQAVWAQIQVACEHYEQTFGCPPKGIWLPECAYYEGLERMLADAGLRYFLTDGHGILYGRPRPRFGTYAPIFTATGVAAFGRDHESSQQVWSSEVGYPGAPEYREFYRDLGWDAEYEYIKPYIMPNGQRKNVGIKYHKITGRGLGLGDKQLYDPYWAREKSAEHAGNFMFNRVQQVEHLYGIMQRKPIIVSPYDAELFGHWWYEGPWFLDYLFRKTWFDQSTYEMTHLADYLKANPTQQVINPAQSSWGFKGFHEYWLNETNSWIYPHLHKATERMIELSKREPADELETRALNQAARELLLAQSSDWAFIMRTGTMVPYAVRRTRSHLMRFHKLYEDVLQGKIDSGWLEKVEAIDNIFPNINYKVYRPL; via the coding sequence ATGAGTATTGGATACCTTGCCCTTGTACTACACGCCCACTTACCGTTTGTACGTCATCCAGAAAGCGACTATGTTCTGGAAGAAGAGTGGCTATTTGAAGCAATTACTGAAACATATATTCCTCTGATTCAAAGCTTTGAAGGGCTAAAGCGGGATGGAGTAGACTTCAAACTCACCATGAGTTTGACACCGCCCTTGGTGTCAATGCTGCTCGATCCCCTCTTGCAAGAGCGCTACAATGACCACCTCTCCAAACTGGAAGAATTAGCCGAAATGGAGGTAGAGCGAAATATTTATAATGGGCACCTAAAGTATCTTGCAGAACACTACGCCAAAGAATTTAACGGAGTTCGCCAAACCTGGGAAAAATACAATGGCAACTTGGTTGCAGCATTTAAGCAGTTTTTCGACAGCAACAACCTGGAAATCATTACCTGTGGCGCAACACATGGCTATTTACCCTTAATGAAGATGTATCCCCAGGCGGTATGGGCACAAATTCAGGTAGCATGCGAACACTACGAGCAGACGTTTGGCTGCCCACCAAAGGGAATCTGGTTACCAGAATGCGCTTATTACGAAGGGCTGGAGCGGATGCTGGCAGATGCAGGACTCCGCTACTTTCTCACCGATGGACACGGAATTCTCTATGGTCGTCCCCGTCCACGCTTTGGCACCTATGCTCCCATTTTTACAGCTACCGGTGTTGCCGCATTTGGACGAGACCACGAATCATCTCAACAGGTGTGGTCGTCGGAAGTGGGATATCCTGGTGCACCAGAGTATCGAGAATTCTACCGTGACCTTGGTTGGGATGCAGAGTATGAGTACATCAAACCCTATATCATGCCCAACGGTCAGCGCAAAAATGTTGGGATCAAATATCACAAAATTACCGGGCGGGGCTTAGGACTTGGCGACAAGCAACTGTATGATCCTTACTGGGCACGGGAAAAATCAGCAGAACATGCAGGTAACTTCATGTTTAACCGGGTACAACAGGTTGAACATCTCTATGGCATCATGCAGCGCAAGCCAATCATCGTGTCTCCTTACGATGCTGAGCTGTTTGGACACTGGTGGTATGAGGGACCATGGTTCCTGGATTATCTGTTCCGCAAGACATGGTTTGATCAGAGTACGTATGAGATGACCCATCTTGCTGACTATCTCAAGGCAAATCCGACTCAACAAGTGATCAACCCAGCCCAATCGAGTTGGGGCTTCAAGGGATTCCATGAGTACTGGCTGAATGAGACCAATTCCTGGATTTACCCCCATCTGCATAAAGCAACAGAGCGCATGATTGAACTGTCAAAGCGAGAGCCAGCCGATGAGCTTGAAACTCGCGCACTCAACCAAGCAGCTCGCGAACTATTGTTAGCACAGTCTTCTGATTGGGCATTCATTATGCGCACAGGAACAATGGTGCCTTATGCAGTTCGTCGCACCAGATCACATCTGATGCGATTCCACAAACTCTATGAAGATGTGCTGCAGGGTAAAATCGATTCAGGTTGGCTGGAAAAAGTTGAAGCGATCGACAACATTTTCCCCAATATCAATTACAAAGTGTATCGCCCTCTTTAG
- a CDS encoding hypothetical protein (IMG reference gene:2510096913), which translates to MTQSNLLELAKGGNPQAIATLMNLVLEPKGVTAKATLRENCLHIFFTSEHLLSKATIASFVQSGLKALGTQSFEKVRLYAQKVGQATPIWVEEWGVREGALQDESAKPTIAARPQPIAPSPSTSLNLSLSALETQALETQVPIQATSVVSSPKELQSCSTRKPAKHSNSWAQRRRQASSLLSLIQGFSLSNRGRIVLVVGGGAFLIGGGLAIVLNSHANSRTTLQTSSGIPAIAKTGNQLSLQPSLQPANATEAEAERYLAQMNKAQQAFYEANQRFASTLEELERSASIISHSSHYVYRLVIRDQTQSVLTATPKVKELRSYAGTVLLAQKPVGSTTVVGIICKTNRASTFPPVLPQPAAEPVQCPVDSIQILD; encoded by the coding sequence ATGACTCAGTCCAATTTACTGGAACTTGCCAAAGGTGGTAATCCGCAGGCGATCGCAACCTTGATGAATCTTGTTTTGGAACCGAAGGGGGTAACAGCGAAAGCCACTTTGCGAGAGAACTGTCTACATATCTTTTTTACGTCAGAACATTTGCTGAGCAAAGCTACGATCGCCAGTTTCGTACAAAGTGGATTGAAGGCATTAGGGACGCAATCGTTTGAGAAGGTCAGGCTTTACGCGCAAAAGGTTGGACAAGCAACGCCTATTTGGGTGGAGGAATGGGGCGTCAGGGAAGGCGCTTTGCAAGATGAAAGTGCCAAGCCAACGATCGCTGCACGGCCTCAGCCCATCGCTCCGTCTCCATCTACTTCACTAAACCTATCCTTGTCTGCTTTAGAGACTCAAGCTCTAGAGACTCAAGTGCCTATCCAGGCAACTTCCGTTGTATCCTCTCCTAAGGAATTGCAAAGTTGTTCTACCCGCAAGCCTGCAAAGCATTCAAATTCTTGGGCCCAAAGACGGCGACAAGCCAGTAGTTTGCTGTCTTTGATCCAAGGGTTTAGCCTGTCTAACCGCGGCAGAATTGTTCTCGTTGTTGGAGGCGGGGCGTTCTTGATTGGGGGGGGATTAGCTATAGTGTTGAATTCTCATGCCAATAGTCGCACTACGCTTCAAACCTCCAGCGGAATTCCTGCGATCGCTAAAACCGGCAACCAACTCTCGCTTCAGCCTAGTCTACAGCCAGCGAATGCTACTGAAGCTGAGGCAGAAAGATATTTAGCGCAGATGAACAAAGCTCAACAGGCTTTTTATGAAGCTAATCAACGATTTGCCTCAACGCTAGAAGAATTGGAGCGATCAGCGTCAATTATTTCCCACAGTTCACACTATGTCTATCGCTTAGTGATTCGCGATCAAACCCAATCCGTGCTTACGGCAACTCCAAAGGTAAAGGAATTAAGAAGCTATGCGGGCACTGTGTTACTTGCTCAAAAGCCAGTAGGTTCTACTACAGTCGTAGGAATTATCTGCAAGACAAATCGAGCGTCTACCTTTCCCCCAGTCTTACCACAACCAGCCGCAGAACCAGTGCAATGTCCAGTTGACTCCATCCAAATTCTTGATTAG
- a CDS encoding Respiratory-chain NADH dehydrogenase 24 Kd subunit (IMG reference gene:2510096911~PFAM: Respiratory-chain NADH dehydrogenase 24 Kd subunit) gives MGKKHKQISDFSLEGRFLGFEVEDGYKIKRLNLATADGELCIKLSKEARASVRGVLTPGDWICVVGEQYTCPETDITKYKACLIKQAVPGQTSAFTTHNLAVAKPDSKKAKPQATILVCQKSDCMKRGGKAMCQALQTTLSDRGLEGQVTIKGVGCMKECKAGPNLVVMPSKARYSRIQATDIPDLIDRHFPQSQAIKPANPALITLL, from the coding sequence ATGGGCAAGAAACATAAGCAAATTTCCGATTTTAGCCTGGAAGGGCGCTTTCTAGGCTTTGAAGTGGAGGATGGCTATAAAATCAAGCGCCTAAATTTGGCAACGGCTGACGGCGAACTTTGCATTAAGCTCTCTAAAGAGGCAAGGGCATCAGTCAGAGGGGTGTTAACTCCTGGGGACTGGATCTGCGTGGTTGGAGAGCAATACACATGCCCAGAAACAGACATCACTAAATATAAAGCCTGCTTAATTAAGCAAGCTGTTCCAGGACAAACCTCTGCGTTTACGACGCATAACCTGGCAGTGGCGAAGCCGGACTCCAAGAAGGCAAAACCCCAGGCAACAATCTTAGTTTGCCAAAAGTCGGACTGTATGAAACGGGGTGGGAAGGCTATGTGCCAAGCATTACAGACAACCTTGAGCGATCGCGGTTTAGAGGGGCAAGTCACCATCAAGGGTGTGGGTTGTATGAAAGAGTGCAAAGCCGGTCCAAACTTGGTAGTCATGCCCAGCAAAGCCCGATATAGCCGTATCCAAGCCACAGATATTCCTGACTTAATTGATCGACATTTCCCTCAATCCCAGGCGATAAAACCAGCTAATCCAGCACTCATTACATTACTCTAG
- a CDS encoding hypothetical protein (IMG reference gene:2510096917), translating to MQYNSLERPETSTVEVGVYECEVHLKFRLIEEKGTLSEQGHLLEALIDAFIYGADDYMEPIQVAVSAQEVCELQASPQMRRQLIRLRNSSELG from the coding sequence ATGCAGTACAATTCTTTGGAGCGCCCAGAAACTTCAACCGTTGAAGTGGGAGTCTATGAATGTGAAGTTCACCTCAAGTTTAGATTAATTGAAGAGAAGGGTACCCTGAGTGAACAAGGTCACTTACTTGAAGCCCTCATTGATGCATTCATCTATGGTGCTGACGACTATATGGAACCTATTCAAGTCGCTGTTTCGGCTCAAGAGGTTTGTGAACTGCAAGCATCACCTCAGATGCGGCGGCAGTTAATTCGTTTGCGAAATTCCAGTGAATTAGGCTAA
- a CDS encoding hypothetical protein (IMG reference gene:2510096916), translating into MHTLTRTPTTEMEVTSIRLERELKEKLKELSGNQGYQALIRDILWNYVQQRSGEYSPSISRTDIRATLAATAQQEEQCALTGKLIRPNEPMLLGLTLNGVMIPLSLDSFEN; encoded by the coding sequence ATGCATACATTGACTCGCACCCCAACCACTGAAATGGAGGTCACTAGCATTCGATTAGAACGGGAATTAAAGGAAAAACTGAAAGAACTTTCCGGGAATCAAGGCTATCAAGCATTAATTCGAGACATTTTATGGAACTATGTCCAGCAGCGATCCGGTGAATATTCTCCCTCCATATCTCGCACTGACATTCGTGCCACGCTGGCTGCCACAGCTCAACAAGAAGAACAGTGCGCCCTGACAGGTAAACTAATTCGTCCTAATGAACCAATGCTTTTAGGATTGACTTTGAACGGCGTAATGATTCCTCTTAGTCTGGATAGCTTTGAGAATTAG
- a CDS encoding putative membrane protein (IMG reference gene:2510096910~PFAM: Bestrophin) → MERRHWFSIALQVRGSVIPSILGRTLICGLFGVLISILFYFRTPVSLPVLASLIPNIVLGLLLVFRTNTAYERFWEGRKLWGTIINTTRNLARHIWIVVPAKDAKDRDSKVATLRSLVAFAVATKLHLRQEPINDELEGLLTPEKFQTLKTMNNPPLKIAFWIGDYLQEQYKHQLIDSYQLTAMQTLLNNLVDCLGGCERILKTPMPLAYSIHLKQLILLYCLSLPFQIVGSLHWWTGPTVALISFTLFGIEEIGIEIENPFGRDPNDLPLDAICETMLRNIHDLITLSPCTERSPFASQENAQLVTRHVL, encoded by the coding sequence ATGGAACGACGACACTGGTTTAGTATTGCCTTGCAAGTGAGAGGTTCAGTCATTCCTTCTATCCTTGGGCGTACCTTGATTTGTGGATTATTTGGAGTACTGATTTCAATCCTGTTTTACTTTAGAACGCCAGTATCACTTCCAGTGTTAGCCAGCCTTATTCCAAATATTGTGTTGGGTTTGCTGCTGGTGTTTCGGACGAACACTGCCTACGAACGGTTTTGGGAAGGACGTAAGCTATGGGGCACAATCATCAATACAACCCGCAATTTGGCACGTCATATTTGGATTGTCGTGCCTGCTAAAGATGCAAAAGATCGGGATAGTAAAGTCGCTACTCTGCGATCGCTCGTTGCTTTTGCAGTCGCGACCAAACTCCACCTGAGACAAGAACCAATCAACGATGAACTGGAAGGGCTGCTTACACCTGAGAAATTCCAAACCCTCAAAACCATGAACAATCCACCGCTCAAAATTGCATTTTGGATTGGGGATTATTTACAGGAGCAGTATAAGCATCAGTTAATTGACAGCTACCAGTTGACTGCAATGCAGACACTGCTCAATAACTTAGTCGATTGCTTAGGGGGATGTGAGCGCATTCTGAAAACTCCCATGCCGCTGGCGTATTCCATTCACCTGAAGCAATTGATCCTGTTGTACTGTTTATCGCTACCGTTTCAAATAGTTGGCAGTTTACATTGGTGGACTGGTCCAACAGTCGCATTGATTAGCTTTACATTGTTTGGAATTGAAGAAATTGGAATAGAAATCGAGAATCCGTTTGGGCGTGATCCGAACGACTTACCATTGGATGCAATCTGCGAAACAATGCTTCGCAACATTCACGACTTGATTACGCTCTCTCCATGCACAGAACGGTCTCCGTTTGCTTCCCAAGAAAATGCACAACTTGTTACCAGGCATGTGCTCTAA
- a CDS encoding hypothetical protein (IMG reference gene:2510096912), which translates to MTPPLGLTTLTIQVSTIDRCDRWQASQRLQELSIPCSCAADGQLHVEINYPIDILQLKSVVQQHTASRSDLVHWLKQCWQTPGTSTPNH; encoded by the coding sequence ATGACGCCGCCATTGGGTTTGACCACGTTAACGATTCAGGTTTCGACGATCGATCGCTGCGATCGCTGGCAAGCTAGCCAGCGTCTTCAAGAACTCTCCATTCCTTGCAGTTGTGCCGCTGATGGGCAATTGCACGTCGAGATCAACTATCCCATCGATATTCTTCAGCTTAAAAGTGTAGTCCAACAGCACACAGCCTCACGCTCAGACCTCGTACACTGGTTAAAGCAATGCTGGCAAACACCTGGTACCTCTACCCCTAACCATTAA